From a single Lentimicrobium sp. L6 genomic region:
- a CDS encoding trimeric intracellular cation channel family protein produces MKQASKNFTGLFFYEYGYICQIMIWDFINILDLLGTFAFAVSGALSAAEKRYDFFGVFFVAFITALGGGTVRDLLIGIQPVDWMLNYSYLITIFLAVITTFLLYKHVLKWRKALFLFDSIGLGVFTIIGMEKALSMDISWGFAIIMGVISAVLGGVIRDTFNNDVPLILRKEIYATACMIGALALVGLNALDIPHEISLPITISMIIAIRIISVKYKLSLPSININSTK; encoded by the coding sequence ATGAAACAAGCCAGTAAAAATTTTACTGGCTTGTTTTTTTATGAATATGGCTATATTTGCCAGATTATGATCTGGGATTTTATAAACATATTAGATTTACTAGGCACCTTTGCCTTTGCAGTATCGGGAGCCCTGTCAGCTGCAGAGAAACGTTATGATTTCTTTGGCGTCTTTTTTGTCGCTTTTATTACAGCACTAGGAGGTGGAACTGTTCGTGATCTTCTTATCGGCATACAACCTGTTGACTGGATGCTCAATTACAGTTATTTAATCACCATTTTCCTAGCCGTTATCACCACATTCTTACTCTACAAGCATGTGCTCAAATGGAGAAAGGCTTTGTTCCTATTCGATTCTATTGGATTAGGGGTCTTCACCATTATTGGTATGGAAAAAGCATTGTCTATGGATATCTCTTGGGGATTTGCCATCATTATGGGAGTCATTTCTGCCGTTCTTGGTGGCGTCATTAGAGATACATTCAATAATGACGTTCCCCTTATTCTGCGTAAGGAAATATACGCCACCGCATGCATGATTGGAGCTTTAGCTCTTGTAGGATTAAATGCCTTAGATATTCCTCATGAAATCAGCCTCCCCATCACCATCAGCATGATCATTGCCATTCGAATAATTTCAGTAAAATATAAACTATCTTTGCCATCCATTAATATCAACTCAACAAAATAG